From Kwoniella pini CBS 10737 chromosome 5, complete sequence:
AATACCCTAAACATGGTGAATGATACGGAGAGGCTTCTAAGTGAGATAGAATGCAGTACTGGAGCCGAAGTAAGTGAATACAGATTCACCTTATACTAATACGATGTGATGCAAGGGGTGCATGAATACATGGATACATGAATGACCCATTGGTCGGTGATGATCGCTGACTTGTCCTTTATTGTCCTAGTTGGCGATGTTGGTCAGATATAATAGTGTGTATCTCTGTTCCCCTTAATCACCTCAGAGCTTTCCATAAGCTTGTGAATCAAGTGGGGATCTGTTGGAGACTTGGGATTGCTATTCGGGCTGATTCACTTTGTTCACTCTAAGCATTCCCACCTGGACCTACTTTTATCAGACCTCTGGATCAGCTTATATTAGGCGGAAGACCTCATCCTGGTCAATCAACAATGATGAGaggtgatttaattgaattaatcGGAGCAAGTGGGAGTGGTGAGTTACTTTTTCTATCGTCCcttcaaattgattgacacaaatcttcaaaaataGGAAAAACAACATTCATAACTCATCTGATATTCACTACTATtctatcatcaaatattcCAGATTTTTTATTAACACCTTTAGGAGGTAAACAATTAAAAGTGACTTTAATAATTCCAAAATCtcataatttatttaaaatcattaataatattaaattatcaataaaaaatcatatattaAATATAAAACCAAATGAATCtgaaaaaatgattaatcaaattattaaaGAATCTTTATCACgtttaaaaatttatcaaataaaatctagatttaaagaattagcattaatattaaaaaaaatattataTAATACAGTAAATTTACCTAGAGGTATATCATCgaatttagaaaatcaagaagaattagtaaaaaaaaatgaattagatttattaatAATTGAAGGAATAGGTGATTCACTTTATCCAACAAGATGGaatgaagaacaaaaaaatcaaaattataatcataatacattcaaaaataataaaataattattaattcagatcaaattggtttaaaacaaatttttgattgtataaatcaaattagaaaagaaattggtaGTATAATAATTATGTCTAATCAAGGATTAAGAgttaattcttttttttttccccAAAAAGAAACGATTTCTGTTTTCTAAAggattttaatttctttataaAGCTTaaaaaagctgataaatAAAGTTTTTAGGCATCAAAAGaatctaaatcattttttcaaaataatttatcatatcCTTATCCTTCTCCTTGGtcatcatcagcatcatcattatcattaaatcaagaaaattttgaaatgtATTGGCCAttaaatattcaaattacTTTTTCAGGTAAAACTCAAAAAGGTTTACAATATCCTAGTGAAACTTATTTATCTGatattcttcaacaacaattaaatcttaagaaaaaggaaagcAAATCTAACGTTGTAGAAATTTATGAATGTATTGTAAGAATGATTGGATGTACAACTGGTTCTGTAAGTACAAAAGCTGGAGGTAAATTTAGATTTGGAATAAATGATGggattttaattgatatttcaggTGATTAAATAAAGTATTTATAATTGTATTATTTGTAATTCTGATTTTGTATTTCATTCTCGAGAATCAATTAGACTATACATTTCCATGCATCACTTTATATtaaaatatgattataTCAACTAATCTTTCTTAATCCCAACTTCCTCCACTGCCTTCTTGACAGCCTCAACAGCTTTAGAATGTATATCTTTACCTGCAGCTACTATACCTTCGTTATTATTTAATGTACGACCAACACCAAAATTTAAAGGTTTTCCAAACATGTCTGTACATATACCTCCTGACTCAGCAATGAGTAAAGATCCAGAAGCGTGATCCCatattttttcattatattcTTTACCACCTACGTATTTTGTAGGAATACGAAGGCTATATTTTCCAAAAAGAATAATCAGCAATGTCATTTCAATAACAAGTTGACTTTCATTTCAACGCAAATGCGACATAATGCTagaaaagttgaaaggGGAAAAGAAGTCAAACCCACTAtacaccaccttcacctctACCTAAACAAGCGTATTTAGCTTGACTATCCATTCTCAAACTTGGTCTTTTAacttctaataattctcCAATACGAGCTTGAATTGAATGTGCTGAATGACCAGATTCAACTGATTCGAGGAATGTTAATGGATTTTCAGGTAGTggggaagaaggtaaagtgAGTTTGGTATATGTTTCTGAAGTCAATGGTCGCTATATTATCGcaaagattgaaattagCATTTCTATTCTATCTGACAATGTTCCATATGAACAAAACAATTTGATGGTAATGTCCGATCGAATGATATTTTCCAACTTACAGAATAACTTCCTTCTCCTTTGACAGCAATCATTAGAACACCTTTCCCATTTGgaataatttcttcacctatCTTAGCAGGTTCAGGACCTAAATTAGGGCAACCTATAACacctaattcaacttgaccATCTATTATAAGTGCAAGACAAACTGCATATTGTTGATGTCGGATGAACCCGGACGTTCCATCGACTATTCATGTTTGAACGTTTGTCAGCTGAATGCTCGAGCTGTCAGAACGAAAGATGAGTAAAAGTCGTTGATACTTGCCTGGATCCTAATAGTATAGAAGGTAGTCAGTGAGACTATCAGGTTCCAAATCGAATAATTTATGCACTCACAATGGTCCAGAATCGTCCTTTGttaccaccttcagcaGAACCAGCATCAATAGCTTTCAAAACCCTGAGTATTTATTCtatgatcaacaaaatatCTAACCAGACTTGACTGATGATTTCAGTCATTCAAGTCGAGACTCACTCGTCTTCGTCAAAtgtctttccttttccccatccttcttctctttcgaATCCCTCATTGACAAGCTTGATTACTCTTTCACGAAGTGTACTATTCGCTTGTAATTCCGAAGTATCCTCTTCACCTATAATTGGATCTTGAGGGAAATGAGAGAGCAAATGGAGGGATATTAAGGATTGCGCAGAAAGATCCGCAACTATGGATTGTATATGATATCAACATTCCCTTCCTTTCCACTATGTTTGGCAACAATCTTTACTTACCTGTTACAGGggatttatctttctttatcaatGTATCTTGATTCACCAAAGTGTCTTGTACATTCTTT
This genomic window contains:
- a CDS encoding 3'(2'),5'-bisphosphate nucleotidase, with the translated sequence MSSSLPFTKYQKEAEVAILSVLRACYLTKNVQDTLVNQDTLIKKDKSPVTVADLSAQSLISLHLLSHFPQDPIIGEEDTSELQANSTLRERVIKLVNEGFEREEGWGKGKTFDEDEVLKAIDAGSAEGGNKGRFWTIVIDGTSGFIRHQQYAVCLALIIDGQVELGVIGCPNLGPEPAKIGEEIIPNGKGVLMIAVKGEGSYSRPLTSETYTKLTLPSSPLPENPLTFLESVESGHSAHSIQARIGELLEVKRPSLRMDSQAKYACLGRGEGGVYLRIPTKYVGGKEYNEKIWDHASGSLLIAESGGICTDMFGKPLNFGVGRTLNNNEGIVAAGKDIHSKAVEAVKKAVEEVGIKKD